From a region of the Georgenia yuyongxinii genome:
- a CDS encoding ABC transporter permease — protein sequence MWHLTLRHIATHRSRFALTLLAVVLGVTFVSGSLVLTDTSQKLFEDQFRTASAGVDLTIRDAAAFDSAMGVEVERDPLPADLLGRVLAVDGVADAAASAAGQGLLEVDGEPLVPAGASVLSSWSPAPFGAFEIREGTEPTADGQVVLDVATAATYGIAVGDEVTVRADAVETLTVVGLAGFGAEDGLADTTMALVALPTAQRLLDLGDQVSQVQAIAADGVPPTDLQTAVGDELGADYDIATSQDTVAAGAAAAASKLAMIRVMLLSMAGAALLVGGFLIANTFTIVISQRSRELALLRAAGATAWQLRRSVLGEALVVGTAGSVLGTGLGILAGYGLRGVARAFGVALPDGGLVVAPRTLLISLAIGVVVTVLSAVGPARKAARVAPIEAMRESGAVPPSRRRTVAGWAVAGIATVAVGSALVGASVMVVATGALAALVALTLLGPVLAPRLARLVGRPLDAAGMTGRLARESAARAPRRTAATTTALAIGLTLITFMTILGQSVKATTAGTYEEVITADLVIESTRAEMLGGLSHDVHHAVEDLPEVAVVSRMRYGHWKDAGATSALTAIEPATLGEVANVDLVAGSLDALADGGIVLGGAKAAERGLEVGDTLTLTFARTGDTDLEVVGLVDDGDAQALATGYLISMETYAEHFTEDVDASLLVKLRDGVAAEAGKEAVVDALSAFPTADVRDMAAAVAARAGAVDQILGMVTVLLLLAVAIALLGVTNTLALSIVERTREIGLLRAIGMTRNQVRWMVRWEAVLVAALAVVIGVGLGAGLGSATVRALSGAEPVPVAWPVDRLLLVVVLATAAGLLAGMLPARRVARMDVLSAMSAQ from the coding sequence ATGTGGCACCTCACCCTGCGGCACATCGCCACCCACCGGTCCCGCTTCGCGCTGACCCTGCTCGCCGTGGTCCTCGGCGTCACGTTCGTCAGCGGCAGCCTCGTCCTGACCGACACTTCACAGAAGCTCTTCGAGGACCAGTTCCGTACCGCTTCCGCCGGGGTGGACCTCACCATCCGCGACGCCGCCGCCTTCGACTCCGCCATGGGTGTCGAGGTCGAGCGCGACCCGCTGCCCGCCGACCTCCTCGGCCGCGTCCTCGCCGTCGACGGCGTGGCCGACGCCGCCGCCTCGGCCGCCGGGCAGGGCCTCCTCGAGGTCGACGGCGAGCCGCTCGTCCCGGCCGGGGCCTCGGTGCTCTCCTCCTGGTCGCCGGCGCCGTTCGGCGCCTTCGAGATCCGCGAGGGCACGGAGCCGACGGCGGACGGCCAGGTGGTCCTCGACGTCGCCACCGCCGCGACGTACGGCATCGCCGTCGGCGACGAGGTCACCGTCCGGGCGGACGCCGTCGAGACCCTGACGGTCGTGGGCCTCGCCGGCTTCGGCGCCGAGGACGGCCTCGCCGACACCACCATGGCGCTCGTCGCTCTGCCCACCGCCCAGCGACTGCTCGACCTCGGCGACCAGGTGAGCCAGGTCCAGGCGATCGCCGCCGACGGCGTTCCACCCACCGACCTCCAGACCGCCGTGGGCGACGAGCTCGGCGCTGACTACGACATCGCCACCTCGCAGGACACCGTGGCCGCCGGCGCCGCGGCGGCCGCCTCGAAGCTCGCGATGATCCGGGTGATGCTGCTGTCGATGGCCGGGGCCGCCCTGCTGGTCGGCGGCTTCCTCATCGCCAACACCTTCACCATCGTCATCTCCCAGCGCTCGCGCGAGCTCGCTCTGCTGCGCGCGGCCGGCGCCACCGCCTGGCAGCTGCGCCGCTCGGTGCTGGGAGAGGCGCTCGTCGTCGGCACCGCCGGTTCGGTGCTCGGCACCGGTCTCGGGATCCTCGCCGGGTACGGGCTGCGCGGCGTCGCCCGCGCGTTCGGGGTGGCGCTGCCCGACGGCGGCCTGGTGGTCGCGCCGCGCACGCTGCTGATCTCCCTGGCCATTGGCGTCGTCGTGACCGTGCTCTCCGCCGTCGGGCCGGCCCGCAAGGCCGCGCGCGTCGCGCCCATCGAGGCGATGCGCGAGAGCGGCGCCGTGCCGCCGTCGCGCCGGCGGACGGTGGCTGGCTGGGCCGTGGCCGGCATCGCCACGGTCGCCGTCGGGTCCGCGCTCGTCGGGGCCTCCGTCATGGTGGTGGCCACCGGCGCCCTCGCCGCGCTCGTGGCGCTGACGCTCCTCGGCCCCGTGCTCGCCCCGCGGCTGGCCCGGCTCGTGGGCCGTCCGCTCGACGCCGCCGGCATGACGGGTCGCTTGGCCCGCGAGTCCGCCGCCCGGGCGCCGCGCCGCACCGCCGCCACCACGACGGCACTGGCGATCGGCCTGACGCTCATCACCTTCATGACCATCCTCGGGCAGTCGGTGAAGGCCACGACGGCTGGCACCTACGAGGAGGTCATCACCGCCGACCTCGTCATCGAGAGCACTCGGGCCGAGATGCTCGGCGGGCTGTCCCACGACGTCCACCACGCCGTCGAGGACCTGCCCGAGGTCGCCGTCGTCTCCCGCATGCGGTACGGGCACTGGAAGGACGCCGGCGCGACCAGCGCCCTGACTGCGATCGAACCCGCCACCCTCGGTGAGGTCGCGAACGTGGACCTGGTCGCGGGTTCCCTGGACGCCCTGGCCGACGGGGGCATCGTCCTCGGCGGCGCCAAGGCCGCCGAACGCGGGCTCGAGGTGGGTGACACCCTCACCCTGACATTCGCCCGCACCGGGGACACGGACCTCGAGGTCGTCGGGCTCGTGGACGACGGCGACGCCCAGGCCCTCGCCACCGGGTACCTCATCTCGATGGAGACCTACGCCGAGCACTTCACCGAGGACGTCGATGCCTCCCTGCTGGTGAAGCTGAGGGACGGGGTTGCCGCCGAGGCGGGCAAGGAGGCCGTGGTCGACGCGCTCTCCGCATTCCCGACCGCGGACGTGCGTGACATGGCCGCCGCCGTGGCGGCGCGGGCCGGCGCGGTCGACCAGATCCTGGGGATGGTGACGGTGCTCCTGCTGCTCGCCGTCGCGATCGCCCTGCTGGGCGTCACCAACACCCTGGCGCTGTCGATCGTCGAGCGGACCCGGGAGATCGGGCTGCTGCGGGCGATCGGCATGACCCGCAACCAGGTCCGCTGGATGGTGCGCTGGGAGGCGGTGCTCGTGGCCGCGCTCGCGGTGGTGATCGGCGTCGGCCTCGGCGCCGGCTTGGGGTCCGCCACCGTGCGGGCGCTGTCCGGCGCCGAGCCGGTACCGGTGGCCTGGCCTGTGGACAGGCTGCTGCTCGTGGTGGTGCTCGCTACCGCCGCGGGCCTGCTCGCCGGGATGCTGCCGGCGCGGCGGGTGGCGCGGATGGACGTGCTGTCGGCAATGTCAGCCCAGTAG
- a CDS encoding alpha/beta hydrolase family protein codes for MAALTPTVLERVARCARHVHVNGLTTGAQVVLTVDGDTFTATAAGGGHTFDVPPLTADAVLTATQDDGSGPTPPSPAVIVEDAAAPPTSAPLFPAEVRACSQCVHLRGLVPGCEVEVRQAGNVAGTATADRHGEACVQAELRGSREDPGPALTARMSVCGAAGPSSGAILLPDGPLPAPGVDAPLFGCQRVVPLRNLRRGAKTQVGTDSGTYLGWICNCWTDVDVNVLHPLVPGERVRAEQYWDGDACKMLGPAGRWVDVVPPDERIKPAVQEALVEGDQLIRVTNQIVGSDLVILVRDDDASPEQRFGPRPASQEPEIALNAPLVAGQQVAVEQHLCGHVEVSDWATVLPAPASVTAPVLLPPLYECAGAVQVAGLYPGAVVRVFLDGIPCGLGWAGLDVSVEVTAAPALVVGARVTARQWVGGVAGPLSDPVTVQAVPEKLHEPRIVGPVAVGDTTVWVSGVTPGALVSVYSAGALLGEGYAGEPLARIGISAATGLVDAHVRLCNRTATGPRTEVLEYPGAARTNRGVGTRDLDYGTVWIPEHATTEGTTDGGYDHPIRGRLYHPVDENGELPDFARPRPLVLIAHGLHYADEEDQSHLGYAYLAEHLVRWGMFVFSLDLKRVNEETIKMQSTQQWARGAIILAALDKLFADDDVGEYFNRDRIGLVGHSMGGEGVVVAQALNTAPQTPWGIRGVVSLAPTHWRPDVTLTRAKYLQLHGSLDLLLENPGRVQGAEPPFNGFRIYDRAWRPRSFVWVYGAIHQGWNPNWWNSPVLGGPPWQADVDGALTLDEHAEVARCYVNAFFQDTLFGRRDYEGYLHGLVTPRTVAHLEIYPLHRSHGTDLVDDFGDGDDQDGVPEETPIDRTANRAGGASLASGAGLDLWDDTEHVGVLARSVHDTRSTDLAWLQPDLEYTVSFPPRSLQPTDVLSLQLAQHYDQDAAGEPDATHNPAGIDLDLVATLDDGAETASVRVGSAGVAPYAAPVEEPWTVFRTVRLPLDAFTAVNQALDLGTIRSVRLRLVLRPTGRVLVDDVEFRA; via the coding sequence ATGGCAGCACTGACCCCGACAGTCCTCGAACGCGTCGCGCGCTGCGCACGGCACGTGCACGTCAACGGGCTGACCACCGGAGCCCAGGTGGTCCTCACCGTCGACGGCGACACCTTCACCGCCACCGCCGCCGGCGGCGGGCACACGTTCGACGTGCCACCGCTTACCGCCGACGCGGTGCTCACCGCCACGCAGGACGACGGCAGCGGCCCCACCCCACCCTCCCCCGCGGTGATCGTCGAGGACGCCGCCGCCCCACCCACGTCGGCGCCCCTCTTCCCCGCCGAGGTGAGAGCCTGCAGCCAGTGCGTCCACCTCCGCGGGCTGGTGCCGGGGTGCGAGGTCGAGGTGCGCCAGGCGGGCAACGTGGCCGGCACGGCGACCGCCGACCGGCACGGCGAGGCCTGCGTCCAGGCAGAGCTGCGCGGGTCGCGCGAGGATCCCGGGCCCGCCCTCACGGCTCGCATGAGCGTGTGCGGCGCCGCCGGGCCGTCGAGCGGTGCCATCCTTCTGCCGGACGGACCGCTGCCCGCACCCGGGGTGGACGCGCCACTCTTCGGCTGCCAGCGCGTGGTCCCCCTCCGAAACCTCCGGCGCGGCGCCAAGACCCAGGTGGGCACGGACTCGGGCACCTACCTCGGCTGGATCTGCAACTGCTGGACCGACGTCGACGTCAACGTGCTGCACCCCCTCGTCCCGGGCGAGCGGGTGCGCGCCGAGCAGTACTGGGACGGCGACGCGTGCAAGATGCTCGGTCCGGCCGGCCGATGGGTCGACGTCGTCCCGCCCGACGAGCGGATCAAGCCCGCCGTCCAGGAGGCGCTCGTCGAGGGCGACCAGCTCATCCGGGTGACCAACCAGATCGTGGGCAGCGACCTTGTCATCCTGGTGCGCGACGACGACGCCTCGCCCGAGCAGCGGTTCGGGCCGCGGCCAGCCTCCCAGGAACCGGAGATCGCCCTCAACGCCCCCCTCGTAGCCGGCCAGCAGGTCGCCGTCGAGCAGCACCTGTGCGGACATGTGGAGGTCTCCGACTGGGCGACCGTGCTGCCCGCCCCCGCCAGCGTGACCGCCCCGGTCCTCCTGCCGCCGCTGTACGAGTGCGCCGGCGCCGTCCAGGTGGCGGGTCTGTACCCGGGCGCGGTGGTCCGGGTCTTCCTGGACGGCATCCCGTGCGGCCTGGGGTGGGCGGGCCTGGACGTCAGCGTCGAGGTGACCGCGGCACCCGCGCTGGTGGTCGGGGCTCGCGTCACCGCCCGCCAGTGGGTGGGCGGCGTCGCCGGCCCACTGTCCGATCCGGTCACGGTCCAGGCCGTCCCGGAGAAGCTCCACGAACCACGGATCGTGGGCCCGGTGGCCGTGGGAGACACCACGGTCTGGGTCAGCGGCGTCACCCCGGGGGCGTTGGTGTCGGTCTACTCGGCGGGCGCCCTCCTCGGCGAAGGGTATGCCGGCGAGCCCCTCGCGCGGATCGGCATCAGCGCCGCCACCGGGCTCGTGGACGCCCACGTGCGCCTCTGCAACCGGACCGCTACAGGCCCGCGCACCGAGGTCTTGGAGTACCCGGGCGCCGCGCGCACCAACCGCGGAGTGGGCACCCGGGACCTCGACTACGGCACTGTCTGGATCCCCGAGCACGCCACCACCGAGGGGACCACAGACGGCGGGTACGACCACCCGATCCGCGGCCGGCTCTACCACCCCGTCGACGAGAACGGCGAGCTGCCCGACTTCGCCCGCCCGCGCCCGCTCGTGCTGATCGCGCACGGGCTCCACTACGCCGACGAGGAGGACCAGAGCCACCTGGGCTACGCCTACCTCGCGGAGCATCTGGTGCGCTGGGGGATGTTCGTCTTCAGCCTCGACCTCAAACGGGTCAACGAAGAGACGATCAAGATGCAGAGCACCCAGCAGTGGGCACGCGGCGCGATCATCCTCGCGGCGCTCGACAAGCTGTTCGCCGACGACGACGTCGGCGAGTACTTCAACCGGGACCGGATCGGTCTGGTCGGGCACTCGATGGGCGGCGAGGGCGTCGTCGTCGCCCAGGCACTCAACACCGCGCCGCAGACGCCGTGGGGCATTCGCGGCGTGGTGAGCCTGGCCCCCACCCACTGGCGGCCCGACGTGACGCTTACGAGGGCGAAGTACCTGCAGCTCCACGGCTCCCTCGACCTTCTCCTGGAGAACCCCGGCCGGGTCCAGGGCGCCGAACCCCCGTTCAACGGCTTCCGGATCTACGACCGGGCGTGGCGGCCGCGCAGCTTCGTGTGGGTCTACGGCGCCATCCACCAGGGCTGGAACCCCAACTGGTGGAACAGCCCCGTCCTCGGCGGGCCACCCTGGCAGGCCGACGTCGACGGCGCCCTCACGCTGGACGAGCACGCCGAGGTGGCGCGCTGCTACGTCAACGCCTTCTTCCAGGACACGCTCTTCGGCCGGCGCGACTACGAGGGCTACCTCCACGGGCTGGTCACCCCCCGGACGGTGGCCCACCTCGAGATCTACCCGCTGCACCGTTCGCACGGCACCGATCTGGTGGACGACTTCGGCGACGGCGACGACCAGGACGGCGTGCCCGAGGAGACGCCGATCGACCGGACGGCGAACCGGGCGGGCGGCGCCTCGCTGGCGTCCGGTGCCGGGCTCGACCTCTGGGACGACACCGAGCACGTCGGGGTTCTCGCCCGCTCGGTGCACGACACCCGCAGCACCGACCTCGCGTGGCTCCAGCCCGACCTGGAGTACACGGTGAGCTTCCCACCCCGCTCCCTCCAGCCGACCGACGTCCTCTCACTCCAGCTCGCGCAGCACTACGACCAGGACGCGGCCGGCGAGCCGGACGCGACCCACAACCCCGCCGGGATCGACCTCGACCTGGTGGCGACGCTGGACGACGGTGCCGAGACGGCGTCCGTCCGGGTGGGCAGCGCCGGGGTGGCGCCCTACGCCGCGCCGGTGGAGGAGCCGTGGACGGTGTTCCGGACCGTGCGGCTGCCCCTCGACGCGTTCACCGCCGTCAATCAGGCACTCGACCTGGGCACCATCCGGAGCGTGCGGCTCCGGCTCGTGCTGCGCCCGACCGGCCGCGTGCTCGTGGACGACGTGGAGTTCCGGGCATGA
- a CDS encoding ABC transporter ATP-binding protein: protein MTTLTPTRTAVAAEARAVVKIYGHGATEVRALDGADLRIPAGQFTAVMGPSGSGKSTLMHVLAGLDTADAGQVLLGETDLTALDEDARTLLRRSRIGFVFQSFNLVPSLTAAENIALPLTLAGRKPDPAWMARLVDVVGLADRLTHRPTELSGGQQQRVAVARALIARPDIVFADEPTGNLDSRAGDAVLGFLRHAARELGQTVVMVTHDPSAAAYADRVVFLADGRVVDELPTPTRAAVLATMARLTAAGE from the coding sequence ATGACCACCTTGACCCCCACCCGCACCGCCGTGGCCGCCGAGGCCCGCGCCGTCGTCAAGATATACGGCCACGGCGCCACCGAGGTCCGCGCCCTCGACGGAGCCGACCTGCGCATCCCCGCCGGCCAGTTCACTGCCGTCATGGGGCCGTCCGGCTCCGGCAAGTCCACCCTCATGCATGTCCTGGCCGGCCTCGACACCGCGGACGCGGGCCAGGTGCTGCTGGGCGAGACCGACCTGACCGCGCTGGACGAGGACGCCCGCACATTGCTGCGACGCAGCCGCATCGGCTTCGTCTTCCAGAGCTTCAACCTCGTCCCCTCCCTGACGGCCGCGGAGAACATCGCCCTGCCGCTCACCCTCGCGGGTCGCAAGCCGGACCCGGCGTGGATGGCCCGGCTCGTCGACGTGGTCGGCCTCGCCGACCGCCTGACCCACCGCCCCACCGAGCTCTCCGGCGGGCAGCAACAGCGCGTCGCCGTCGCCCGGGCTCTGATCGCCCGGCCGGACATCGTCTTCGCCGACGAGCCCACCGGCAACCTCGACTCCCGCGCCGGCGACGCCGTCCTCGGCTTCCTGCGCCACGCCGCCCGCGAGCTGGGCCAGACCGTCGTCATGGTCACCCACGACCCGAGCGCCGCCGCCTACGCCGACCGCGTGGTCTTCCTCGCCGACGGCCGCGTCGTCGACGAGCTTCCCACCCCCACCCGCGCCGCCGTCCTCGCCACGATGGCCCGCCTCACCGCGGCGGGGGAGTGA
- a CDS encoding type II toxin-antitoxin system VapC family toxin codes for MRGYLLDTHVLLWAAVGSPRLPAEQMVLLTVDRKVLRYGEHVRKA; via the coding sequence GTGAGGGGATACCTCCTCGACACCCATGTGTTGCTCTGGGCAGCTGTCGGTTCGCCGCGTCTCCCGGCGGAGCAGATGGTCCTGCTGACCGTCGACCGCAAGGTGCTCCGCTACGGCGAGCATGTCAGGAAGGCGTGA
- a CDS encoding MmcQ/YjbR family DNA-binding protein, which yields MATLQDVSRLAGRLPEVTEEISPRGHRAWSVAGKAFVWERRWHKVDIRRFGDTVPPEGPIVAVRVEDLGEKEAVLGARHEGFFTIPHFDGYPAVLIALPAVAQSALREAITDGWLACAPPRLSERYLDR from the coding sequence GTGGCAACCCTGCAGGACGTGTCCAGGCTGGCCGGGCGCCTGCCCGAGGTGACCGAGGAGATCTCGCCGCGCGGTCACCGGGCCTGGTCCGTGGCGGGCAAGGCGTTCGTGTGGGAGCGGCGCTGGCACAAGGTGGACATCCGTCGGTTCGGCGACACGGTCCCGCCGGAGGGCCCGATCGTCGCGGTCCGCGTCGAGGACCTCGGCGAGAAGGAGGCGGTGCTCGGGGCGCGTCACGAGGGGTTCTTCACGATCCCGCACTTCGACGGCTACCCGGCCGTGCTCATCGCGCTGCCGGCCGTCGCGCAGTCGGCATTGCGGGAGGCGATCACCGACGGCTGGCTCGCGTGCGCGCCCCCGCGGCTCTCCGAGCGATACCTCGACCGCTGA
- a CDS encoding helix-turn-helix transcriptional regulator translates to MRPEPPGQRAVRRRAGRYLVPVLAGRDSERAAVVALLHSARAGAGGALVLHGLPGVGKTALLATAANDAPGMTLLHTRGIESESPLAFAALHRLLRPVLHLTDRLPGPQSRALRAAFGEADDAGADRFLVFLAALSLVSAAAEDTPVLAVVDDAHWLDDASAAALLFVARRLQDEKIAALFGARDGDERTFDAGDLPQLELTGIDEAAAADLLAGRSGAPVPAGVRDRLVRSTGGNPLALVELAAALSTAQLAGLEPLPAELPLTAGVERAFLDRYRRLPDGARTFLLVAAADDSGRLAVVQQAARALGATADAQDEVERSGLLRVVSGQLELRHPLVRSAVYSAATSRQRRQTHSALAAVLTGPEQADRRAWHRAAAADEPDESVVEELDAAARRARSRGGLEAAAAAWERAAELTRDTEARTLRLYAAARVAWLAGRPSWARRLVDTAIPGADEPGLRADMIRLRARIEWNTGSLAHAHRMIMEGAAAVAQHDVDRAREMAMFGAAVASFGGDSGVGVDPVPLAFAEAADTARTRCFADLLLGLAHVRAGDWSAAAPLLRAASSLTETLSDEDQDLLPNLGIGALHLGDDDGVRRHHEMLLARARGSGAMVMVLYALNRRIFADVATGRWREAEAAAIEALDVAASLGQPGLGAMSQSWLVLLAALRGQESFAERLARAEATVAAHPTGILGAVIDDVLRWAKAVDAAARPDAALHHLELVRQGVVQRLAAVDRVEAAVRAGHPETAASWVSELEDFAAATGQSWPAAAAAHGRALLAESPDAERLFARAHALHADSPRTFDRARTELAHGEFLRRARRRVDARVHLRAAIEVFDDLGATPWRDRAAAELRASGETARRREGARVPAAELTPQERQVAKLVSEGLTNRDVAAQLFLSPRTIDFHLRNVFGKLGVASRAELARLPLA, encoded by the coding sequence GTGCGACCCGAGCCGCCCGGGCAACGCGCCGTGCGACGGCGTGCCGGGCGCTACCTTGTCCCGGTGCTGGCGGGCCGGGACTCCGAGCGCGCCGCCGTCGTGGCGCTGCTGCACTCCGCACGCGCCGGCGCCGGCGGCGCCCTCGTGCTGCACGGGCTGCCCGGCGTGGGCAAGACCGCCCTCCTGGCCACCGCGGCCAACGACGCACCAGGCATGACCCTGCTGCATACCCGCGGCATCGAGTCCGAGTCGCCGCTGGCGTTCGCGGCCCTGCACCGCCTCCTGCGCCCGGTCCTGCACCTGACGGACCGTCTGCCCGGCCCGCAGTCCCGGGCCCTGCGCGCGGCGTTCGGGGAGGCGGACGACGCCGGCGCCGACCGCTTCCTCGTCTTCCTCGCCGCGCTCAGCCTGGTCTCCGCGGCGGCCGAGGACACACCGGTGCTCGCCGTCGTCGACGACGCCCACTGGCTCGACGACGCCTCGGCCGCGGCACTGCTGTTCGTCGCCAGGCGCCTGCAGGACGAGAAAATCGCGGCGCTGTTCGGCGCCCGGGACGGCGACGAGCGGACCTTTGACGCCGGCGACCTCCCGCAGCTGGAGCTCACCGGGATCGACGAGGCCGCTGCCGCGGACCTGCTGGCCGGGCGGTCCGGCGCGCCGGTGCCCGCAGGGGTCCGGGACCGCCTGGTGCGATCCACCGGCGGCAACCCCCTCGCCCTGGTCGAGCTGGCTGCGGCGCTCTCGACGGCGCAGCTCGCCGGACTCGAGCCGCTCCCGGCGGAGCTGCCGCTGACCGCCGGCGTCGAGCGGGCCTTCCTCGACCGCTACCGCCGCCTGCCGGACGGCGCCCGCACCTTCCTTCTGGTCGCGGCGGCGGACGACTCGGGCCGCCTCGCCGTCGTCCAGCAGGCGGCGCGCGCGCTCGGGGCCACCGCGGACGCCCAGGACGAGGTCGAGCGCTCGGGGCTGCTGCGGGTGGTCAGCGGGCAGCTGGAGCTGCGCCACCCACTGGTGCGCTCGGCGGTGTACTCCGCGGCGACCAGCCGGCAGCGGCGGCAGACGCACAGCGCACTGGCGGCGGTGCTGACCGGCCCCGAGCAGGCCGACAGGCGGGCGTGGCACCGCGCGGCCGCCGCCGACGAACCTGATGAATCGGTGGTCGAGGAGCTGGACGCCGCGGCCCGGCGCGCCCGCAGCCGGGGCGGGCTGGAGGCGGCCGCCGCCGCGTGGGAGCGCGCGGCGGAGCTGACCCGCGACACCGAGGCTCGCACGCTCCGGCTCTATGCGGCGGCCCGGGTGGCCTGGCTGGCCGGCCGGCCCTCCTGGGCGCGCCGGCTGGTGGACACGGCGATCCCCGGCGCGGACGAACCAGGCCTGCGGGCGGACATGATCCGCCTCCGGGCGCGCATCGAGTGGAACACCGGCTCACTGGCGCACGCGCACCGGATGATCATGGAGGGCGCGGCCGCGGTGGCTCAGCACGACGTCGACCGCGCGCGCGAGATGGCCATGTTCGGTGCCGCGGTGGCGTCCTTCGGCGGGGACTCCGGCGTCGGTGTGGACCCCGTCCCGCTGGCCTTCGCCGAGGCGGCGGACACGGCCCGCACCAGGTGCTTCGCGGACCTGCTGCTGGGCCTCGCCCACGTCCGTGCCGGCGACTGGTCCGCTGCGGCACCACTGCTGAGGGCGGCGTCCTCGCTGACGGAGACGCTCTCCGACGAGGACCAGGACCTGCTGCCCAACCTGGGGATCGGAGCGCTGCACCTGGGCGACGACGACGGCGTCCGCCGGCACCACGAGATGCTGCTGGCCCGGGCGCGCGGCAGCGGCGCGATGGTGATGGTGCTCTACGCCCTGAACCGGCGGATCTTCGCGGACGTCGCCACGGGGCGGTGGCGCGAGGCCGAGGCTGCGGCCATCGAGGCGTTGGACGTCGCGGCCTCCCTCGGACAGCCGGGGCTCGGCGCGATGTCGCAGTCCTGGCTGGTCCTGCTCGCGGCGCTGCGCGGCCAGGAGAGCTTCGCGGAGCGGCTCGCCCGCGCCGAGGCGACGGTGGCGGCGCACCCCACCGGCATCCTCGGGGCGGTGATCGACGACGTTCTGCGCTGGGCCAAGGCCGTCGACGCCGCGGCCCGGCCCGACGCGGCGCTGCACCACCTGGAGCTGGTCCGGCAGGGCGTGGTCCAGCGGCTGGCCGCCGTCGACCGCGTCGAGGCGGCGGTACGGGCGGGTCACCCGGAGACGGCGGCCTCCTGGGTGAGCGAGCTGGAGGACTTCGCCGCCGCGACCGGGCAGTCATGGCCGGCGGCCGCCGCGGCGCACGGCCGCGCGCTCCTGGCGGAGAGCCCGGACGCCGAGCGACTCTTCGCCCGGGCGCACGCCCTCCACGCGGACTCACCGCGCACGTTCGACCGGGCCCGCACCGAGCTCGCTCACGGCGAGTTCCTGCGCCGCGCACGGCGCCGGGTGGACGCCCGCGTGCACCTGCGAGCCGCGATCGAGGTCTTCGACGACCTCGGCGCCACGCCGTGGCGCGACCGGGCCGCGGCCGAGCTACGGGCGTCCGGTGAGACCGCGCGGCGGCGGGAGGGAGCGAGGGTGCCCGCGGCGGAGCTGACACCCCAGGAGCGGCAGGTGGCCAAGCTGGTCAGCGAGGGCCTGACCAACCGCGACGTGGCCGCGCAGCTCTTCCTCAGTCCCCGGACCATCGACTTCCACCTGCGTAACGTGTTCGGCAAGCTCGGGGTGGCGTCGCGCGCGGAGCTGGCGCGGCTCCCACTCGCCTGA